The DNA sequence GTCGTTCTCGTCGAGAACGTCTTCCACGAGGCACTTCTCCTCGGTCTCGCTCTCATGAGCGTGGCGGCACATTACATACTCCTTCAGGCGGAGTTCGTGGCGGCGATGCAGGTACTCGTCTACGTCGGAGGAGTCCTCATACTCATCATATTCGCGATCATGTTCATGAGAGGCAGACTCGAACCCAGCGGAGACCAACAAAAGGAGACAAGATAAGATGGAAAGAAAGAGACTAAGACTAATACCCGGGGCGATCGTGACGGCACTCTTCGTCATGATTTCGACCGTAGCTGTCGGAACCCCGTTCCCCGCACCGCGTCCCGTTACCGGAGACGTAACGTATATGATAGGAACAGTCCTGTTCGACGAGTTCCTCGCGGCGTTCGAGATAATAGATATGCTTCTCGTCGCCGCGCTCATAGGCGGTCTCTACCTCGCTAAGAGAGACAAGGGCGACGAGAGGGACGTCGGTGGAGCCGTCGAGAAGAAGCCGATGACAGAAGCAGACGAAGCACGTGAGAACATGGAGACCACAGCCACAGCCACAGCCAAGGAGGTGAAGCCGGATGGTGCCGAGTAGCTACTACATCGTCCTGAGCGCCGCGGTCTTCTGCATAGGCGTATACGGCGTTCTGACACGTACGAACGCGATAGTCATACTCATGTCGGTAGAGCTTATGCTCAACGCGGGCAACCTAAACCTCGTGGCTTTCTCGGCACAGGTCGGCAACCTTCAGGGACAGGTATTTTCGCTGTTCGTGATGGCACTCGCCGCGGCGGAGGTCGCCGTAGGACTCGGAATATTCATAACTATGTACCGTGAGTTCGGAACAGTCGAAGTAACTAAACCCAGCTTCATGAGGTGGTAAGAGATGGCGATGATAGACTACGCTTGGCTCGTGCCGGTCATACCCTTCGTGTCGTTCGTGTTGATCTTCCTCGGAATGGTGCCGGGATACGTAGGAAAGTACAGCGACGGTAAGAGAGGAATAGGCGGCGGAGCCAGTACCGTAGTCGGAACCCTCGGAGTGGCTCTGTCGCTCGGTCTCAGCCTCCTGATATTCGCAGAGACCTTCGGGGGGCACGGGGAAGCCCACGTCGTCAAGCAGATGACGTGGACGGCGGCTTCGTCGGTAAGCCTCAGCTTCGGTATACTCGTCGACCCTCTGAGCGCGCTCATGATCGTGATAGTCACGACGGTGAGCTTCCTCGTCCACGTCTTCTCGAAGGGATACATGAATGACGAGGGCGAGACCGGACTCCCGAGGT is a window from the Candidatus Afararchaeum irisae genome containing:
- a CDS encoding NADH-quinone oxidoreductase subunit J, which encodes MTGLETAVFVLFAVVTVGASLGVVLVENVFHEALLLGLALMSVAAHYILLQAEFVAAMQVLVYVGGVLILIIFAIMFMRGRLEPSGDQQKETR
- the nuoK gene encoding NADH-quinone oxidoreductase subunit NuoK encodes the protein MVPSSYYIVLSAAVFCIGVYGVLTRTNAIVILMSVELMLNAGNLNLVAFSAQVGNLQGQVFSLFVMALAAAEVAVGLGIFITMYREFGTVEVTKPSFMRW